One genomic region from Metallosphaera tengchongensis encodes:
- a CDS encoding Rqc2 family fibronectin-binding protein, with protein MSIKLTKKESMSYVDLLAWLVESRSKLEGCRVDNIFSTDRENTYLLVIHCPSGDHSLVIEPSKRVHFTNFVRNKGLSNKARMLRELIRGSVIRRVDVIENERILKMELSNNTIIYIELLPKGILVITDMDNKIKFVTEHKEFRDRVMKPGEMYVLPPKQEGLPREEIEKLIKKGAIARILGVPQEIISALSLNVTSLEDLERAKFEVAKVLEDIREGKITPCIDLEKTVLPIEFPGCTKKESFNEALDEYFTNKERNEITEDKNEGEIKKLESTISNLNQTIKELRDNAEQFRNYGRLLMENFSQIEAEIKYKGSNEVQIGNYKIQVNPKLSVTKNAAIYFDKAKELEAKARKAEETIQQLTKKKAELEAMVNESKEGKIISLRKKEWYEKYHWSITTNGFLVIAGRDVDQNESLVRKLLEPDDIFLHADIQGAPATIIKNPKDIQEIDIIDAAIIAASYSKAWKLGLASVDVFWVYGNQVSKSPPAGEYLPKGSFMIYGKKNYLKNVKLELAIGINEQGGLRLEAGSINVISRRCKAYVTITPGENDQQKLAERILKILSRQTGLEGIKVFQEDLVRLIPGKSRIASSSDKLKDNLSDQT; from the coding sequence ATGTCTATAAAGTTGACAAAGAAAGAGTCAATGAGCTACGTTGATCTTTTAGCATGGCTTGTAGAAAGTAGATCGAAGCTTGAGGGATGCAGAGTTGACAATATTTTCTCCACAGATAGGGAAAATACCTATCTCCTGGTGATCCACTGTCCTAGTGGGGACCATAGTCTGGTAATAGAGCCTTCCAAGAGAGTTCACTTTACCAACTTTGTAAGAAATAAAGGCCTTTCTAACAAGGCTAGGATGTTGAGGGAACTGATTCGGGGCAGCGTAATAAGGAGAGTGGATGTGATAGAGAACGAAAGGATCCTTAAAATGGAACTGTCTAACAATACAATAATTTACATTGAATTACTTCCAAAAGGTATTTTAGTCATTACTGACATGGATAACAAAATAAAGTTTGTGACCGAGCATAAGGAATTTAGAGATAGGGTAATGAAACCCGGTGAAATGTACGTTCTTCCACCCAAGCAAGAAGGTTTACCGAGAGAAGAAATTGAAAAGTTGATAAAAAAAGGGGCTATTGCAAGAATATTAGGAGTACCACAAGAGATAATCTCTGCCTTATCCTTGAACGTAACCTCATTGGAAGACTTAGAGAGGGCCAAATTTGAGGTCGCAAAAGTTTTAGAAGACATTAGAGAAGGGAAAATCACTCCGTGCATTGATCTAGAGAAAACCGTCTTGCCCATAGAGTTTCCAGGTTGTACGAAGAAGGAGAGTTTCAATGAAGCCTTGGACGAGTACTTTACCAATAAGGAAAGGAACGAGATTACTGAGGATAAGAACGAGGGCGAAATTAAAAAGCTGGAATCTACAATTTCTAACCTCAACCAAACGATTAAAGAGCTGAGAGACAACGCTGAACAGTTCCGTAACTATGGGAGACTCCTAATGGAGAACTTCTCTCAAATAGAAGCTGAAATAAAATACAAAGGTTCAAATGAGGTTCAAATTGGGAACTACAAGATTCAGGTAAATCCCAAGTTATCTGTGACAAAGAATGCCGCAATTTACTTTGATAAGGCGAAGGAACTAGAGGCTAAAGCTAGGAAGGCTGAGGAAACGATTCAGCAATTGACTAAGAAAAAAGCGGAACTTGAGGCCATGGTCAATGAGAGTAAAGAGGGGAAGATAATCTCCCTGAGGAAAAAGGAATGGTATGAGAAATACCATTGGAGTATTACAACCAATGGGTTTCTTGTAATAGCAGGAAGGGACGTGGATCAGAACGAAAGTTTAGTCAGAAAACTACTGGAACCTGATGACATATTTTTGCACGCAGACATACAAGGAGCTCCAGCTACTATTATAAAGAATCCTAAAGACATACAAGAAATTGACATAATAGATGCTGCCATCATTGCCGCTAGTTATTCAAAGGCCTGGAAATTAGGGCTAGCGAGCGTCGATGTCTTTTGGGTTTACGGAAATCAAGTCTCCAAGTCGCCTCCAGCAGGAGAGTATTTACCCAAAGGTTCGTTTATGATATATGGCAAAAAGAATTATTTGAAAAATGTGAAATTAGAGCTAGCTATTGGGATTAATGAGCAGGGAGGTCTGCGCCTGGAGGCCGGCTCTATAAACGTCATTTCTAGGAGATGTAAGGCTTACGTGACCATCACTCCTGGGGAAAATGACCAGCAGAAGCTTGCAGAAAGAATATTAAAGATTCTTTCAAGGCAAACTGGTCTAGAAGGTATCAAGGTGTTCCAAGAAGATTTAGTTCGTTTGATTCCAGGAAAGTCCCGTATAGCTTCCAGTAGCGACAAGCTAAAAGATAATCTTTCCGACCAAACATGA
- a CDS encoding Mut7-C RNAse domain-containing protein produces the protein MATQKFIVDAMLGKLARWLRILGYDTLYYRDAEDWKILKKAKDERRILITRDRGLCVRARKNDVDCFFVIPNEEIEKILADLSRKYKIFLDVNPEASRCTSCNGILEKKDKNLWICTKCRKEYWKGKHWETITEILIKAQALKDSYGTAEAGGSKPTSGRKTGNDS, from the coding sequence ATGGCTACTCAGAAGTTCATCGTTGATGCAATGCTCGGTAAGCTAGCTAGGTGGTTGAGAATCTTAGGCTATGATACACTCTATTATAGAGACGCTGAAGATTGGAAAATTCTAAAAAAAGCGAAAGACGAGAGGAGGATTCTCATAACTAGGGACAGAGGACTTTGCGTTAGAGCTAGGAAAAATGACGTAGACTGTTTTTTCGTAATACCTAACGAAGAAATCGAGAAAATATTGGCCGATCTCTCAAGAAAGTATAAGATATTCCTTGATGTCAATCCAGAGGCGTCTCGTTGTACTTCCTGTAATGGGATCTTGGAAAAGAAGGATAAGAATCTTTGGATATGTACTAAATGTAGAAAAGAATATTGGAAAGGAAAGCATTGGGAGACAATTACTGAGATTCTTATTAAGGCTCAAGCTCTAAAAGATTCTTATGGAACTGCTGAAGCTGGAGGATCTAAACCTACAAGTGGGAGAAAAACTGGTAATGATAGCTAA
- a CDS encoding TIGR00296 family protein: MELLKLEDLNLQVGEKLVMIAKGAIKRKLKINVEDNVNSNEEVLQKYGMAFVTLETYLGNRYELRGCIGYVEAVAPIRDVVARAATAAAFSDPRFPPLRKDEIDGIVVEVTVLTKPEVVETQDRKLLPSSIEVGKDGLIVEKGITHSGLLLPQVPKEYCWDSETFLAETCLKAGLMPDCWLDPSVKVKKFQGVIFRETRPGGEVVMMQPADVKCRAEEEASI; this comes from the coding sequence ATGGAACTGCTGAAGCTGGAGGATCTAAACCTACAAGTGGGAGAAAAACTGGTAATGATAGCTAAAGGAGCCATAAAAAGAAAATTAAAAATTAATGTTGAAGATAATGTAAATTCAAATGAAGAGGTTTTACAGAAATACGGAATGGCGTTTGTAACCCTCGAGACTTACCTAGGTAATAGATATGAACTTAGGGGATGTATAGGGTACGTTGAGGCAGTAGCACCTATAAGAGACGTGGTGGCGAGAGCAGCCACTGCTGCGGCTTTTTCGGATCCACGCTTCCCTCCCTTGAGGAAAGACGAAATTGATGGCATAGTGGTAGAAGTCACTGTTCTAACCAAACCAGAAGTAGTTGAGACGCAGGATAGGAAACTCCTTCCAAGTTCCATAGAGGTCGGAAAAGATGGCCTTATTGTGGAAAAGGGCATTACTCACTCTGGCCTTCTTTTACCGCAAGTTCCAAAGGAATATTGTTGGGACTCAGAAACCTTCCTGGCTGAGACCTGCCTGAAGGCTGGTTTGATGCCCGATTGTTGGCTAGACCCATCAGTAAAGGTGAAGAAGTTTCAAGGTGTCATCTTCAGGGAAACCAGGCCTGGAGGAGAGGTTGTGATGATGCAACCTGCAGATGTGAAATGCAGGGCCGAGGAGGAGGCATCAATCTGA
- the pdo gene encoding protein disulfide oxidoreductase has translation MEEEYAELFTEDVKNALVDALKDMKEPVEGYVFVDSSNTSCQYCNVTIKFMDFVRQASPKGRDGDYLLKIKLFDLTKDKEMFEKFDVKRVPTVAFLNGKIRWSGAPLGEEIRALVETIVRLSQNESGLSPETVSTIREKLNGQVKVEVMVTPSCPYCPYAALLAHMVAFEACKAEKCNVLSDVVESYENPDIAEKYQVMSVPTVAVNESVEFIGVPQEENFISTLLEKQS, from the coding sequence ATGGAGGAAGAATATGCTGAGTTATTCACAGAGGACGTAAAAAATGCTCTGGTTGATGCCCTAAAAGATATGAAGGAACCAGTAGAGGGATATGTTTTTGTGGATTCCTCTAACACCAGTTGTCAATATTGCAACGTCACAATAAAGTTCATGGACTTCGTAAGGCAAGCGTCCCCAAAAGGGAGGGATGGAGACTATCTGTTAAAAATTAAGCTGTTTGACTTAACGAAAGATAAGGAGATGTTTGAAAAGTTCGATGTTAAAAGAGTCCCCACAGTTGCCTTCTTAAACGGGAAAATAAGGTGGAGCGGTGCACCTCTAGGTGAGGAAATTAGAGCACTTGTGGAAACAATTGTTAGACTATCTCAAAACGAAAGTGGTCTAAGCCCCGAGACAGTGAGCACTATAAGGGAGAAACTTAATGGTCAGGTCAAGGTTGAAGTAATGGTCACACCTTCGTGCCCTTACTGCCCTTACGCAGCTCTTCTAGCTCATATGGTCGCATTTGAGGCATGCAAAGCTGAGAAGTGCAACGTACTATCCGATGTGGTAGAGTCATACGAGAACCCAGACATAGCCGAGAAATACCAGGTTATGTCAGTCCCTACAGTAGCAGTTAACGAATCGGTAGAGTTCATAGGAGTTCCTCAAGAAGAGAACTTCATTAGTACTTTGCTAGAGAAGCAAAGTTAA
- the dcd gene encoding dCTP deaminase, with amino-acid sequence MILGDRDLRYYLEKGWISIEPFVEESVRENGIDMRIGGEIARFKSNEIPYEEGMDLSEYFQVEHGDSFIIYPNEHVLLVTEEYIKLPQDVMAFVNIRSSFARLGLLAPPTIVDAGFEGQLTIEVMGSGFPIKVKKGTRFLHLIFAKTLTPVEKPYKGKYQGQRGVTLAKFLTKHWT; translated from the coding sequence ATGATTTTAGGAGATAGAGATCTTAGATATTACTTAGAGAAAGGCTGGATCTCTATAGAACCTTTTGTGGAAGAAAGCGTCAGAGAGAACGGTATAGATATGAGGATAGGAGGCGAGATAGCTCGATTTAAGTCAAATGAGATTCCATACGAGGAAGGTATGGATTTATCAGAATATTTCCAAGTAGAACATGGAGATTCCTTCATCATTTATCCAAATGAGCACGTTCTGCTCGTTACTGAGGAGTACATTAAACTCCCTCAAGACGTTATGGCTTTCGTTAACATAAGATCTAGTTTTGCTAGACTAGGTCTGTTAGCTCCCCCGACCATAGTCGATGCAGGATTTGAAGGCCAGCTCACTATAGAGGTTATGGGTTCAGGGTTCCCCATTAAGGTTAAGAAGGGCACTAGATTTCTTCATCTAATTTTCGCTAAGACTTTAACACCAGTAGAAAAACCCTACAAGGGAAAATATCAGGGACAAAGAGGTGTAACTTTAGCTAAATTTTTGACGAAGCATTGGACGTGA
- a CDS encoding ATP-dependent DNA ligase, with translation MKFKLIAEYFDKLEKITSRIQLTSLLSELFSKTDRDLLDKVVYLIQGRLWPDFTGLPEIGMGEKYLIKAIAMATGIKEDEVERTYKSIGDLGEVALSLKTKHNEVNILSFIKAPEKTNELEVKEVYDDLAKIATSMGGGSRDIKIRIFVGLLKKASPLEAKYLVRFVEGRLRLGIGDATVLDALAITFGGSADYRPIVERAYNLRADLGNIARVIANDGIEKLKNITPIPGIPIRPMLAERLADPKEIMDKVKGKALVDYKYDGERAQIHRSGDDIKIFSRRMENITAQYLDVVAYVKDYVKSKDLIIEGEIVPIDPESGEMRPFQELMHRRRKNEIHEAIKEYPVNLFLFDLMYLDGKDFTNEPILNRRRALEEILETNDKVHIASHIIVDNVTDLMNYFYQAISDGSEGVMVKSISEESVYQAGSRGWLWIKLKRDYQSEMADTVDLVVVGAFYGKGKRGGKYSSLLMAAYNPEKDVFETVCKVASGFSDQELEDMQTKLESLKRADKHPRVVSQMVPDVWITPSLVAEIIGAEITISPLHTCCKNDRGGLSIRFPRFLRWRDDKSPDDATTNLEIQEMYSKQLKKVEEKSIDENI, from the coding sequence ATGAAGTTTAAGCTTATAGCTGAGTACTTTGATAAGCTAGAGAAAATAACCTCCAGAATCCAATTGACGTCACTTCTATCTGAACTCTTTTCTAAAACTGACAGGGATCTCCTTGACAAGGTTGTATATCTAATTCAGGGAAGGCTATGGCCCGACTTCACTGGCCTTCCAGAGATAGGAATGGGCGAAAAATACTTGATAAAAGCGATAGCCATGGCAACTGGTATAAAGGAAGATGAGGTCGAGAGAACCTATAAATCAATAGGTGATCTAGGTGAGGTAGCCCTTTCCTTAAAGACCAAGCATAACGAGGTGAATATTTTATCCTTCATCAAAGCCCCAGAGAAAACCAACGAGCTGGAGGTAAAGGAGGTTTATGACGATCTAGCTAAGATAGCTACGAGTATGGGAGGGGGAAGCAGAGACATTAAAATAAGGATCTTTGTTGGTCTCCTCAAGAAAGCCTCTCCCTTAGAGGCCAAGTATTTGGTCAGGTTTGTCGAGGGAAGGTTAAGGCTTGGAATCGGGGACGCTACTGTTCTTGACGCCTTAGCCATTACCTTTGGAGGGTCTGCCGACTATAGGCCTATTGTAGAGAGAGCCTATAACCTGAGAGCTGACCTTGGGAATATAGCCAGGGTTATCGCTAACGACGGAATTGAGAAGTTAAAGAACATAACCCCAATCCCAGGGATTCCAATAAGGCCAATGTTAGCAGAGAGGTTAGCAGACCCAAAGGAAATCATGGATAAGGTGAAAGGTAAAGCCCTGGTTGATTACAAGTATGATGGGGAGAGAGCTCAAATTCACAGGAGCGGAGATGATATAAAGATATTCTCTAGGAGGATGGAAAACATAACGGCGCAGTATCTAGATGTGGTAGCCTATGTGAAGGACTACGTCAAAAGCAAGGATCTTATTATTGAGGGGGAAATAGTTCCGATAGACCCTGAAAGCGGAGAAATGAGGCCTTTTCAAGAGTTAATGCACAGACGTAGAAAGAACGAAATTCATGAGGCTATTAAGGAATACCCAGTGAATTTGTTTCTCTTTGATCTAATGTATCTCGATGGAAAGGACTTCACTAACGAGCCTATTTTGAATAGAAGAAGGGCACTTGAGGAGATTTTGGAGACTAACGATAAGGTTCACATTGCGTCCCATATTATTGTCGATAATGTCACAGATCTAATGAACTATTTCTATCAAGCTATCTCAGACGGTTCGGAGGGGGTGATGGTGAAATCCATATCTGAGGAGTCCGTTTATCAGGCTGGATCAAGGGGCTGGCTATGGATAAAGCTAAAGAGAGACTATCAAAGCGAGATGGCAGACACGGTTGATCTAGTGGTAGTTGGTGCATTCTACGGTAAAGGGAAGAGGGGAGGAAAGTATAGCTCCTTACTCATGGCTGCTTACAACCCAGAAAAGGACGTCTTTGAAACTGTCTGTAAGGTCGCGTCTGGCTTTAGCGACCAAGAGTTAGAGGACATGCAGACGAAATTGGAGAGTCTCAAGAGAGCCGATAAACATCCCAGGGTTGTATCACAAATGGTGCCAGACGTGTGGATAACTCCTTCCTTAGTGGCTGAAATAATAGGAGCTGAGATTACCATATCCCCCCTCCACACTTGTTGTAAGAATGATAGGGGTGGTCTATCTATTAGATTTCCCAGGTTTTTGCGTTGGAGAGACGATAAAAGTCCTGACGATGCAACAACTAACTTAGAGATCCAGGAGATGTACTCAAAGCAGCTTAAGAAAGTTGAGGAAAAGTCTATAGATGAAAATATCTAA
- a CDS encoding MBL fold metallo-hydrolase produces the protein MEVRIDDNGAVLIGRNFTVDGHWKRNFRIVTHFHADHIGQLKSSIKECMGIISTLPTLEVLEALGYNVPENKRIPLTYGMTTDIDSEKLTLHRSDHVFGSAQVEVEGEEETVAYTGDFKNPGEGTPILNPDVLIIESTYGKPEFRREFKREVNQLLADYVNDALSRGPVRMYGYHGKIQEAMKVLREMGVIAPFVVDEKIHRITEIAVKHGVNISDFYALPKAMEEGIMKDGWYVEFKHFNNFKSRDNKFANFLLSGWEFNLAVKRIDKSSFSVSFSDHADFDDLVYYIDNSKAKVIITDGGRGGYSRELAKYVSSVLKKKAFSLPF, from the coding sequence ATGGAAGTTCGTATTGATGACAATGGAGCCGTATTAATAGGTAGGAACTTCACGGTAGATGGCCATTGGAAGAGAAACTTCAGGATTGTGACTCATTTTCACGCTGATCACATTGGGCAGCTCAAAAGCAGTATCAAGGAATGTATGGGTATAATCTCGACACTTCCCACCTTGGAAGTTCTAGAGGCATTGGGGTATAACGTACCTGAGAATAAGAGGATCCCATTAACTTATGGAATGACAACAGATATTGATAGTGAAAAACTTACTCTGCACCGTTCCGATCACGTTTTTGGCTCAGCCCAGGTAGAGGTAGAGGGAGAAGAGGAAACAGTTGCCTACACAGGGGACTTTAAGAACCCTGGGGAAGGAACCCCCATTCTTAATCCAGATGTATTAATAATTGAATCCACTTACGGAAAACCGGAGTTCAGAAGGGAGTTTAAGCGGGAAGTGAACCAACTGTTAGCTGATTATGTTAATGACGCTTTATCCAGAGGACCAGTAAGGATGTATGGGTATCACGGAAAAATCCAGGAGGCTATGAAGGTTCTGAGGGAGATGGGAGTGATTGCCCCATTTGTAGTTGACGAGAAGATTCATAGGATTACTGAAATTGCTGTAAAACATGGTGTTAATATAAGCGACTTTTACGCTCTCCCTAAAGCTATGGAAGAAGGAATAATGAAAGATGGCTGGTATGTAGAGTTCAAGCACTTCAATAATTTTAAAAGCAGGGACAATAAATTTGCAAACTTCCTACTCAGCGGCTGGGAATTCAATTTAGCTGTGAAGAGGATAGATAAGAGCTCCTTTTCCGTATCCTTTAGCGACCACGCGGACTTTGATGATTTGGTATACTACATTGATAACTCAAAGGCTAAGGTAATAATAACAGACGGGGGGAGAGGCGGCTATTCAAGGGAGCTTGCAAAATACGTAAGTAGCGTTCTAAAAAAGAAGGCTTTCAGTCTACCGTTTTAG
- a CDS encoding biotin/lipoyl-containing protein: MKLYRVHSETGDVFVVAQDQKNNKDLLKTESSSFEIEYVGQGRREGEIILRVNGEEKHVFIENGWIVLDNQALFRAERVTELPTQEGQSLEEMIKGKEGEVISPLQGRIVQIRVKEGDAVNKGQPLLSVEAMKSETVISAPVSGLVQKILVKPGQGVKKGDILIVIK; encoded by the coding sequence ATGAAACTTTATAGGGTCCATTCGGAAACCGGAGACGTATTCGTAGTTGCTCAGGATCAGAAGAATAATAAGGACCTCCTAAAAACTGAAAGTAGCAGTTTCGAAATAGAGTACGTAGGGCAGGGAAGAAGAGAGGGAGAGATAATATTAAGGGTAAATGGGGAGGAGAAACACGTTTTCATAGAAAATGGTTGGATCGTTCTAGACAATCAGGCATTATTCAGGGCTGAAAGGGTCACAGAGCTTCCAACGCAGGAGGGACAGTCTCTTGAAGAGATGATAAAAGGCAAGGAGGGAGAAGTTATATCGCCTTTACAAGGGAGAATAGTTCAAATAAGGGTAAAGGAGGGTGACGCTGTAAACAAGGGACAGCCATTACTATCTGTTGAGGCAATGAAATCTGAAACTGTAATATCAGCCCCAGTAAGTGGGTTAGTTCAGAAGATACTGGTAAAGCCAGGACAGGGAGTGAAGAAGGGAGATATACTGATAGTTATAAAGTAA
- a CDS encoding acetyl-CoA carboxylase biotin carboxylase subunit, whose protein sequence is MPPFGKVLVANRGEIAVRVMKAIKEMGMKAVAVYSEADKYAVHVKYADEAYYIGPSPALESYLNIPHIIDAAEKAHVDAVHPGYGFLSENADFVEAVEKAGMTYIGPSAEVMRKIKDKLDGKRIAQLSGVPIAPGSDGPVGSIDEALKIADRIGYPIMVKAASGGGGVGITKVDSPDQLMDVWERNKRLATQAFGRSDLYIEKAAVNPRHIEFQLIGDKYGSYVVAWERECTIQRRNQKLIEEAPSPAITMEERSRMFEPIMKFGQLINYFTLGTFETVFSDLTREFYFLELNKRLQVEHPVTELIFRVDLVKLQIRLAAGEHLPFTQEELNKRARGAAIEFRINSEDPVNDFSGSSGYITYYKEPSGPGVRVDSGVSTGSWVPPFYDSLISKLIVYGENRSYAVDTAIRALNDYMIGGVKTTIPLYKLIMRDPDFQEGKFSTAYISQKMDSMVQKMKYADEMLASIAVVLQSRGLLRKKSEPVKGQTRSGSSWKSYGLSMQSTPRVMWG, encoded by the coding sequence ATGCCACCTTTCGGAAAGGTATTGGTAGCGAACAGGGGCGAGATAGCGGTAAGGGTTATGAAAGCAATAAAGGAAATGGGAATGAAAGCTGTAGCTGTTTACTCTGAGGCTGACAAGTATGCAGTTCACGTAAAGTATGCAGATGAAGCTTACTATATCGGTCCCTCTCCTGCCCTAGAAAGTTACTTAAACATACCCCATATAATAGACGCAGCTGAGAAGGCTCACGTTGATGCCGTACATCCAGGATATGGCTTTCTGTCTGAGAACGCTGATTTCGTCGAAGCCGTGGAGAAGGCCGGAATGACTTACATTGGTCCTTCAGCTGAAGTGATGAGGAAAATAAAGGATAAGCTAGACGGTAAAAGGATAGCGCAACTCTCTGGAGTTCCCATAGCCCCAGGATCAGATGGACCTGTTGGATCCATAGATGAGGCTCTAAAGATAGCTGATAGAATAGGGTATCCCATTATGGTGAAGGCTGCTAGTGGGGGAGGTGGAGTGGGCATCACAAAGGTTGACTCCCCTGATCAGCTTATGGACGTCTGGGAGAGGAACAAGAGATTGGCAACTCAGGCATTCGGTAGATCAGATTTATACATAGAGAAGGCTGCAGTAAACCCTAGACATATAGAGTTTCAGCTTATTGGTGATAAATACGGAAGCTATGTAGTAGCGTGGGAAAGGGAGTGTACAATTCAGAGAAGGAACCAAAAACTCATCGAGGAAGCGCCGTCACCCGCTATTACCATGGAAGAAAGATCTAGAATGTTTGAACCAATAATGAAGTTCGGACAACTTATCAACTACTTTACACTGGGTACTTTTGAAACTGTATTCTCGGATTTGACAAGGGAGTTCTACTTCCTTGAATTGAATAAGAGACTTCAAGTTGAGCACCCAGTAACAGAGCTAATTTTCAGGGTCGATTTGGTGAAGTTGCAGATAAGACTAGCTGCAGGAGAACATTTACCGTTTACTCAAGAGGAGCTCAATAAGAGAGCGAGAGGGGCTGCTATAGAATTTAGAATAAATTCTGAAGACCCAGTGAACGACTTTAGTGGGAGCTCTGGTTACATCACTTACTACAAGGAGCCTTCCGGTCCAGGCGTAAGAGTGGACAGCGGAGTGTCAACTGGAAGCTGGGTACCCCCGTTTTACGATTCGCTTATATCCAAGCTTATTGTATACGGGGAGAACAGATCCTACGCTGTTGATACAGCAATAAGGGCTCTGAATGACTATATGATAGGAGGCGTGAAGACCACTATACCCTTATACAAGCTCATTATGAGGGATCCTGACTTCCAAGAGGGTAAGTTTAGCACTGCCTACATTTCGCAAAAAATGGACAGTATGGTGCAAAAGATGAAGTATGCCGACGAGATGCTGGCTTCAATAGCGGTAGTTCTGCAGAGTAGGGGGCTCCTGAGGAAGAAATCTGAACCAGTAAAGGGGCAAACCCGATCGGGTTCCAGCTGGAAGAGTTACGGTTTGAGTATGCAGAGCACTCCTAGGGTGATGTGGGGATGA
- a CDS encoding putative integrase produces the protein MTKEKTRYKYGDYIIRQIKGKYYIYKLETINGEVKETYVAPLVD, from the coding sequence GTGACGAAAGAGAAGACCCGATATAAATATGGCGACTATATTATACGTCAAATTAAAGGGAAGTATTACATCTATAAATTGGAAACGATAAACGGTGAGGTAAAGGAAACTTACGTCGCTCCCTTAGTTGACTAA
- a CDS encoding DUF1464 family protein produces MIFAGVDPGSSSYAVAFVDNLGRLIAYREFLTDMVEKDVNIILDYIMSKRPYLISLPSGHGLPFKSSNSLTEKDLFMVSLSRSGKGPLRRFLQNSRKLNGITIPSVIELASVPSFRKENFIDLGTADKVSSAFFYRTMFDSFVLVEAGSKFIAVIVVVNGNIIDGLGGSAFPGSAGFIDGEIAYLMSQFSKLTKASIYSGGNFKRGIEIAKMFAQYYSKEYNIPIIVSGRNKNQVEFGLKFNFRFKEAAVGAAYIASAFSGNAYKDFLEMLNSAGTAIDYVKLEGWEEVTSWIKTEL; encoded by the coding sequence ATGATTTTCGCCGGAGTGGACCCCGGATCTTCAAGTTACGCTGTGGCCTTTGTGGATAATCTAGGTAGGCTAATCGCATATCGGGAATTTCTTACAGATATGGTCGAAAAGGACGTGAATATCATTTTAGACTACATCATGAGCAAAAGACCTTACCTCATCTCTCTTCCTTCAGGTCACGGTCTACCGTTTAAGTCAAGTAATAGTCTCACAGAGAAAGACCTCTTCATGGTATCTCTAAGCAGATCGGGAAAGGGTCCACTAAGGAGGTTCTTGCAAAACTCGAGAAAGCTAAACGGGATCACTATACCATCAGTCATAGAGTTGGCAAGCGTCCCGAGTTTTAGAAAGGAAAACTTCATAGACTTAGGAACAGCCGACAAAGTATCTTCGGCTTTCTTTTACAGGACCATGTTTGACAGCTTCGTGTTAGTTGAGGCTGGATCAAAGTTTATTGCAGTAATTGTTGTCGTGAATGGGAATATAATAGATGGGCTAGGCGGTTCAGCTTTTCCAGGCTCCGCTGGCTTTATAGACGGGGAGATAGCGTACCTAATGTCTCAATTCTCTAAGTTGACTAAAGCGTCCATCTACTCAGGAGGGAATTTCAAGAGGGGGATAGAGATAGCTAAAATGTTTGCCCAATATTACTCAAAAGAGTATAACATACCCATAATAGTGTCGGGAAGGAACAAGAACCAAGTGGAGTTTGGTCTAAAGTTCAATTTCAGATTTAAAGAGGCCGCAGTCGGTGCGGCGTACATCGCCTCCGCTTTCTCTGGAAACGCCTACAAGGATTTCCTTGAAATGCTTAATAGCGCAGGGACGGCAATAGATTATGTGAAACTGGAGGGATGGGAAGAAGTTACTTCCTGGATAAAGACGGAATTATAG